From the genome of Solidesulfovibrio magneticus RS-1:
TTGTTCTTGCGCGCTCACGACGTCCACCGTCTGCGCTTTGAACCCTTGGCCCTGGACGTCATCTTCTTCGTGTTCACCGTGGCCGGGCTGTGCCTGGCCCTGGTCCGGAAGCTGTTGCCGCCAAGCGGCGCGGTTCTCGGCAAATGTTTGCTGGCCGGCCTTGGAACGGCGGCGGCCCTGACGGCGGCGGCTCCCCTGTTCCCGGAGTTCCTACCCTTGCAGATGCTGATGGCCCCGCGCTTTTTTAACTTGGCCATCATCCTGGCCATGCCGCTCTTTTTCGCGCTGACCACCCGGCCGGCCGCCGGTCTCCGGGAAAACGCCCTGGCCGGCCTTTGCCTCGTCGCTGTGTGGGCGGCCGGCTCCAGCGACCTCCTGCGCGGCATGGCGGCAACGGCGGCCCTTTGCCTTTCCTTGATTTTCATTTTCCGGCCTGACCGGCTGTCGTCCCAGGTAAATCCGGTGCAGCGCCTCCTCGACGGCCTTGGCCGTTGTTGCAGTCCGGCCGCAGCCCTGGCCCTGGCCCTGTTCCTGGCCGTGGAGGGCTATTACGAGGCCTACGCCATAAAGGCCCGCTTCCACGACGCCTCCAACGATTCCTTCTACGCCCTGTGCCAGAACAGGCCCGGCCCCTTGTTGCCCGCCGCCGGCCTACTCTATCCCCAATGGAACATTGCTCGGCCCGTGATCTTTTATCCCGGCGGCCTGGATCTGGCCTCCTACTTCCCGGACCTGCTGCCCGGCATGCGCCGCCTAGCCCTTAGCGTCTACGGCCAGGACATCCTCGCCACGTCGCCAGGACCTCGCCGCAGCTCCCTGGCCGACCACCGCGCTTTATGGGAAGCCAGGAGTACCGAGGACTGGCGGGAGCTCGGCCGGCGCTTCGGCTTTACCGATATCCTTGTCCCGGCCGACTGGCGGCTGTCCCTGCCACTTGTCGGCTCCAACTGCGCCCAGGCCCTCTATGCCGTCCAATAACCCCACCCAACGCGGCCCGCGCCTGCTCCTTGCCGGCGGCCTACTGGTCCTGCTTGTCCTGTTCGCTCTATGGCGTCGCGACCAGGCCCTTCGCGCCGTGCCCCTGCCCATCGAACTGACGGCCAACGTCGCCCTGGCCCCCGGCGTCACCTTGTGCGGCTTCGGCGATCTGGAAGGCCTGGGCGATCCCCGGCCTTACCGTTGGGGCATGGGACCCATGTCCCAGATCGGCTTCATCGCGCCCTTCGCCGGCCAGGGCGTCGTGGTCCTGGCGGTGTCAAGCCCCTGCGTCCCCGACCAGGCACTAGCCGTTTTGGCAAACGGCAAAACCGTTGGGACGCTTTCCGGCCCGCAGGCCCTGCCGCCGGGCGAGACGCCGGGACAAGAAATGCGCCTGCGGTTTCCGATCCGTCGCGGCTATAACACCGTGGCCCTGCGCTACACCGATTGGAACCACGGCCACCAAGTCTGCTCCGCCGGGGACTCCCGGCGCTTTGCCGTGCGTTTTTCCCGGTTGGCCATACTCGGCGCGCCCTAAAGCGGACGCCGACATGAACGCCGCCCTGCAGCGGCCGAGGAATTGTTTATGTCCCAATACGACTTCATCATTGCCGGGGCCGGCATCGTCGGCCTGACCACCGCTTGCGAGATCTTAAACCGCGCCCCATCGGCCAAGGTGGCGGTAGTCGAAAAGGAAGCCACCCCCGGACGCCATGCCAGCGGCCGTAATAGCGGCGTGCTCCACTGCGGCCTATATTACGGCAGCGACACGCTCAAGGCCAAGGTCTGCGCCACAGGCGGTCGGGCCATGAAGGCCTTTGCCTACGCCCACGGCATCCCCTGGTCCAACAACGGCAAAGTGCTCGTGGCCACCGATCCGAGCCAGTTGCCGGCCGTGGACCGGCTGATGCAAAACGCCGCCGACAACGCCATTCGGGCCGAGCGCATCGACAACAAGACCCTGCTTGAACTGGAGCCGGCCGCGCCTCCCGACGCCGTGGCCGCCATTCACTGCCCGGACACCGCCGTCATCGACATCAAGGCCGTCCTGGAAACCCTGCGGACGCAACTGGCCGAACGGGGGGCGCGGTTTTACTTTCAGCGGCGCATCATCGGACCGGCTCCGGACGGGGCGCTCCAAACTTCCGACGGCCCCATCCGAGGCGGCTTCCTTTTCAACTGCTGCGGCGCTTACGCCGACGTCCTGGCCAAGGCACACGGCTTTGCCCGGCAATACATCCTGGTCCCGTTCAAGGGGATCTATTGGAAGCTCTCCCCGCAGAAAAATCCCCTGGTCCGGGGCAACATCTATCCCGTGCCCGACATCTCCATGCCGTTTCTCGGGGTGCACTTCACGCGGGGCATCAGCGGCGACGTCTACGCCGGACCAACGGCCATTCCGGCCCTGGGCCGGGAGAACTACGGCATCCTGGCCGGCGCGAAATGGGGCGAAGCCGCGACCATTCTCGGCCGCCTGGGCCTACTCTACCTAGGCAACCAAAATAATTTTCGCCTGCTGGCCCATACGGAAGTGCGCAAGTATTCCAAAACGTTTTTCCATCAGTGCGCCAGGCGGCTGTTTCCGGGACTGGCCATCGAGGACCTCGTGCCCACAAACAAGTCCGGCATCCGGCCTCAGCTCGTCAATGTCGCCACCAAGCGCCTAGAGATGGACTACGTCTTCGAGGGCGACAAGCGCTCGCTGCACGTGCTCAACGCCATTTCCCCGGCCTTTACCAGCAGCTTCGCCTTCGCCCAAATGATTGTTGACCGAAGCGGCGCGCTGTAGCACCGTGCGCCCTACCCTGAACAAAACGCCCCGCGAGATCACTATGCGTCACCTCTTGGATCGTTATCCGGCCCTCGCGCCGTTGACCCGTGAACTGGCGTCCGCCGGCGCGTTGTTGGAACGAACGGTCCGGGCCGGAGGCAAGATGCTGGTCTGCGGCAACGGCGGCAGCGCGGCTGATGCCGAGCATATCGTAGGCGAACTCATGAAGGGATTTTGCCTGCCGCGCCCCCTGACCGCGAAGCAACGCCAAACCCTGACCGAGGCCTTTCCCGGGGAAGGCCCGGCTCTGGCCGATTCCTTGCAACAGGCCATTCCTGCCGTGTCGCTGGTTGCCGGCGTCAGCCTGCCCACGGCCTTTGCCAATGACGTTGGGGCTGTCAACGTCTTCGCCCAGCAAACCCTGGGACTTGGACGGCCAGGAGATTTGCTCTGGGCCATCAGCACCTCGGGTAATTCCCCCAACGTCCTCGCGGCGCTCCGAGTGGCCCGGGCCTTCGGCCTGTCCACTTTGGGCATGACCGGCCCGGGAGGCGGCCGGATGGCCGACCTGTGCGATGTGCTGCTAGCCGTGCCCGGGGAAAGCACGGCGGCGATCCAGGAATTGCATCTGCCCGTCTATCACGCCCTGTGTGAAACCCTCGAACAGAGCCTGTTCGGACAATGAAACGCGGCCGCAATGTCGCTAGGCCGTGACCCCAAGACGGAGAACGGGAATCCATGACAATGCTGCCGCGTCCGGCCGTGTTCTTTGATCGCGACGGCGTCCTGAACCAAGACACGTGCTATGCGCACACCGCCAGGACGACGGGCCGACGGTCAAAACCGCCCCCATGCCCCCGCAGCTTATCCCCAAGGGCTGCGGGACTAGTGGCTTAGTGCTGGCCTCGAAGACCGTCGATGGGCTGTCGTTCTACCGCCAGGAAC
Proteins encoded in this window:
- the lhgO gene encoding L-2-hydroxyglutarate oxidase is translated as MSQYDFIIAGAGIVGLTTACEILNRAPSAKVAVVEKEATPGRHASGRNSGVLHCGLYYGSDTLKAKVCATGGRAMKAFAYAHGIPWSNNGKVLVATDPSQLPAVDRLMQNAADNAIRAERIDNKTLLELEPAAPPDAVAAIHCPDTAVIDIKAVLETLRTQLAERGARFYFQRRIIGPAPDGALQTSDGPIRGGFLFNCCGAYADVLAKAHGFARQYILVPFKGIYWKLSPQKNPLVRGNIYPVPDISMPFLGVHFTRGISGDVYAGPTAIPALGRENYGILAGAKWGEAATILGRLGLLYLGNQNNFRLLAHTEVRKYSKTFFHQCARRLFPGLAIEDLVPTNKSGIRPQLVNVATKRLEMDYVFEGDKRSLHVLNAISPAFTSSFAFAQMIVDRSGAL
- a CDS encoding D-sedoheptulose-7-phosphate isomerase; this encodes MRHLLDRYPALAPLTRELASAGALLERTVRAGGKMLVCGNGGSAADAEHIVGELMKGFCLPRPLTAKQRQTLTEAFPGEGPALADSLQQAIPAVSLVAGVSLPTAFANDVGAVNVFAQQTLGLGRPGDLLWAISTSGNSPNVLAALRVARAFGLSTLGMTGPGGGRMADLCDVLLAVPGESTAAIQELHLPVYHALCETLEQSLFGQ